A single window of Granulicella mallensis MP5ACTX8 DNA harbors:
- a CDS encoding histidine kinase — protein MGACDTPRKRPEDWLESAENVEKKRGRFKVFLGYAPGVGKTFSMLSEGIRRQGRGEDVVIGIVETHGRIGTSEVAAKIETVPRREIDYKGTLFSEMDVDAILARQPQVALIDELAHTNVEGSRFQKRYEDVFALLDAGIDVVTTVNIQHVESITPRVQSLTGITVRETVPDWVLDRADEIVISDLTPEALATRMRRGDIYPMERVERALSNFFRRGNLIALREMALQRVTRAVDRTLDDYVKRKQLGGHWTVAEKVAVCISASPAARDLIARGARLSQGMDAEFYVLHLDTERDREPEAARALDDNLQFARNLGATIVRLKGSSVASATAEFAQQNRITQVLFGRSALTGIKKYLYFLAIQQFAAAAPHTDLHIITQKSQ, from the coding sequence ATGGGTGCATGCGACACGCCAAGGAAACGACCCGAAGACTGGCTTGAGTCCGCGGAGAACGTAGAGAAGAAGCGTGGACGCTTCAAGGTCTTTCTCGGCTATGCGCCCGGAGTAGGCAAGACCTTCAGCATGCTGAGTGAGGGCATCCGCCGTCAGGGCCGTGGCGAAGACGTCGTGATTGGGATCGTGGAAACGCATGGCCGCATCGGGACGTCCGAGGTGGCCGCGAAGATCGAGACCGTTCCGCGCCGCGAGATCGACTACAAGGGGACACTCTTTTCGGAGATGGACGTGGATGCCATTCTGGCACGGCAGCCACAGGTAGCGCTGATTGACGAACTCGCGCACACGAATGTGGAGGGCAGCCGATTTCAGAAGCGCTATGAGGATGTCTTTGCACTGCTGGATGCCGGCATCGATGTGGTGACCACGGTGAACATCCAACACGTCGAGAGCATTACGCCACGGGTACAGTCGCTCACCGGCATCACGGTGCGCGAGACGGTGCCGGACTGGGTGCTCGATCGGGCGGACGAGATCGTCATCAGCGATTTGACCCCTGAGGCGTTGGCGACGCGCATGCGGCGTGGCGATATCTATCCGATGGAACGGGTAGAGCGGGCTCTCTCGAACTTCTTTCGCCGCGGCAATCTGATTGCCCTGCGCGAGATGGCCCTGCAGCGGGTGACACGCGCTGTCGATCGCACGCTCGATGACTATGTGAAGCGCAAGCAACTAGGAGGGCATTGGACGGTTGCCGAGAAAGTTGCCGTCTGTATCAGTGCCAGTCCTGCGGCGCGTGACCTGATCGCGCGCGGTGCGCGTCTTTCGCAGGGCATGGATGCCGAGTTCTATGTGCTGCATCTCGATACGGAACGTGATCGCGAGCCGGAGGCAGCACGCGCGCTCGACGATAACCTGCAGTTCGCGCGAAACCTGGGAGCAACCATCGTGCGCCTGAAGGGTTCGAGTGTGGCGAGTGCTACGGCAGAGTTCGCGCAGCAGAATCGCATTACACAGGTGTTGTTCGGACGCTCGGCGTTGACAGGGATTAAGAAGTACCTCTACTTTCTTGCGATCCAGCAATTCGCAGCGGCGGCCCCGCATACGGACTTGCATATCATTACGCAAAAGAGCCAGTGA